Proteins encoded within one genomic window of Chitinophaga parva:
- a CDS encoding ATP-binding cassette domain-containing protein, translated as MTTNAFLALEHITVRHLDNTLFRELSWQVENGQHWAIIGPSGSGKSALLNTLAGKFNVINGAIRHHFYDAFIAAHPQDDPYFNYRRLMATVSHHHQFKNHSNTTDFYYQQRFNSSDSDDAPTVQSYLFGDAPVDAKTMEWLTPLRIPSLLHKELIKLSNGETRRTMIAHALLQQPKLLMLDNPFIGLDVQARKDFQEMINHIISSLGTTVLLVTSPHEIPDMITHVLTLDEGRITGTYTREAFMALPQAAVKETALPAFDKDLITKLTAHAPREHFDVIVGMQDVNVKYGDARILQNIHWTIRPNDKWALLGPNGAGKSTLLSLINADNPQAYANRIVLFDRRRGSGESIWDIKRRIGFVSPELHQYFATQANCLQIVGSGFHDTIGPIRSNTPEQLEIARGWMQVLGIDSYANQPFKQVPESIQRIALLARALVKNPPLLIFDEPCQGLDARQKEHFKQVIEALCAALPVTLVFVTHYVEELPASVDKFIRLDKGRQVE; from the coding sequence ATGACGACCAACGCTTTCCTGGCACTTGAACACATTACGGTACGCCACCTGGACAACACCCTCTTCCGCGAGCTAAGCTGGCAGGTGGAAAACGGCCAGCACTGGGCCATCATTGGCCCCAGCGGCTCGGGTAAGAGCGCCCTGCTCAATACCCTGGCCGGCAAATTTAACGTGATCAACGGCGCCATCCGCCACCACTTTTACGATGCCTTCATTGCCGCCCACCCACAGGATGATCCTTACTTCAATTACCGCCGCCTCATGGCCACGGTAAGCCACCACCACCAGTTTAAGAACCATTCCAACACCACTGATTTTTATTACCAGCAACGTTTCAATAGCTCCGACAGTGACGACGCACCCACCGTGCAAAGCTATCTTTTTGGCGATGCACCCGTAGATGCAAAGACCATGGAATGGCTTACGCCCCTGCGCATCCCTTCCCTGCTGCACAAAGAACTGATCAAACTGTCTAACGGTGAAACCCGCCGCACCATGATAGCCCATGCCCTGCTGCAGCAACCCAAACTGCTCATGCTGGACAATCCCTTCATAGGCCTGGACGTGCAGGCACGTAAGGATTTCCAGGAAATGATCAACCACATCATCTCCAGCCTGGGCACCACTGTGCTGCTGGTCACCAGCCCCCACGAGATCCCGGACATGATCACCCATGTGCTTACGCTGGATGAAGGCCGTATAACGGGAACGTATACACGCGAAGCATTCATGGCATTGCCACAAGCAGCGGTAAAGGAAACTGCACTCCCCGCATTTGACAAGGATCTCATCACCAAACTGACAGCCCACGCGCCACGGGAGCATTTTGATGTGATTGTGGGCATGCAGGATGTGAACGTGAAATATGGGGACGCCCGGATCCTGCAAAACATTCACTGGACCATCAGACCCAATGACAAATGGGCGCTGCTGGGCCCCAACGGCGCGGGAAAGTCTACCCTGCTCAGTCTTATCAACGCAGACAATCCACAGGCTTATGCCAACCGGATCGTGCTCTTTGACCGCAGGCGCGGCAGCGGGGAAAGCATCTGGGATATCAAGCGCCGCATCGGCTTCGTGTCGCCGGAACTGCACCAGTACTTTGCCACCCAGGCCAATTGCCTGCAGATCGTAGGCTCCGGCTTTCATGACACTATAGGCCCCATCCGCAGCAACACGCCGGAGCAACTGGAAATAGCCCGCGGCTGGATGCAGGTATTGGGAATAGATAGCTATGCCAACCAGCCATTTAAACAGGTGCCGGAAAGCATACAGCGCATTGCCCTGCTGGCGCGTGCACTGGTGAAAAACCCGCCCCTCCTCATTTTTGACGAGCCTTGCCAGGGCCTGGACGCCCGCCAGAAAGAACATTTCAAACAGGTGATAGAAGCCCTGTGCGCCGCCCTGCCGGTAACACTGGTATTTGTAACACACTACGTGGAAGAACTGCCAGCCAGCGTGGATAAATTTATCCGCCTGGATAAAGGCAGGCAGGTGGAATAA
- a CDS encoding M28 family metallopeptidase yields the protein MMKKWVICGLLACPALLRAQTIVQRDPVIGKMVATVNADSLHSYILQLVKFDTRSTISSTTDVKKGIGAARNWVLHKMESFAPASGGRLTVKLDTTAYAADGKRVDKDINLGNVVATLKGTDPNDPRVYIISGHLDSRVTDVMDRVHTAPGANDDGSGSAAVIELARVMSQQSFPATIIFVTVSGEEQGLLGATYMAKKAKQENWQIDAMLNNDIIGQSTSSQTLLNDNTKVRVFSEGIPATADEAMIKRIKSMGMENDSRSRQLARYIKETGERYVDQLEVKLEYRADRFLRGGDHSPFQQQGFTAVRITEMNENFDRQHQDLRTENGIQYGDLPEYMDFEYLRKNAAMNLSVLANLASAPAEPEAVKIDVKELTNYSSLSWAPPKYGKAKGYYVLMRETSSPVWEKKFYTTETSMRLPYSKDNYYFAVQAVGEGGQESLAVFPEVGR from the coding sequence ATGATGAAGAAATGGGTGATCTGTGGCCTGCTGGCCTGCCCCGCGTTGCTGCGCGCGCAAACCATCGTGCAGCGCGATCCCGTGATTGGGAAAATGGTAGCAACGGTAAATGCAGACAGCCTGCACAGCTACATCCTGCAGCTCGTAAAGTTTGATACCCGCAGTACCATCAGCAGTACTACAGATGTGAAGAAAGGTATTGGCGCTGCGCGCAATTGGGTACTGCATAAAATGGAATCCTTTGCCCCTGCCAGCGGCGGCCGCCTCACCGTGAAGCTGGACACCACTGCTTACGCGGCAGATGGTAAGCGGGTGGATAAAGATATTAACCTGGGCAATGTGGTGGCCACGCTGAAAGGTACAGACCCCAACGATCCCCGCGTGTACATCATCAGCGGCCACCTGGACAGCCGCGTTACCGATGTAATGGACCGCGTGCACACCGCACCGGGCGCTAATGACGATGGCAGTGGTAGCGCCGCGGTAATAGAGCTGGCACGGGTGATGAGCCAGCAGTCCTTTCCGGCTACCATCATTTTTGTAACGGTGAGCGGGGAAGAACAAGGCCTGCTGGGCGCCACTTACATGGCAAAGAAAGCAAAGCAGGAAAACTGGCAGATAGATGCCATGCTGAATAATGATATCATAGGCCAGAGCACTTCCAGCCAGACTTTGCTGAATGACAACACGAAAGTGCGCGTGTTCAGCGAAGGTATTCCCGCCACGGCAGATGAAGCCATGATCAAACGCATTAAAAGCATGGGAATGGAAAACGACAGCAGGAGCCGTCAATTGGCCCGCTACATCAAGGAAACGGGGGAACGCTATGTAGACCAGCTGGAAGTAAAACTGGAATACCGGGCAGACCGTTTCCTGCGCGGCGGCGACCACTCACCATTCCAGCAGCAGGGCTTCACCGCGGTGCGCATTACGGAAATGAATGAAAACTTTGACCGCCAGCACCAGGACCTGCGCACAGAGAATGGCATTCAATACGGTGACCTGCCGGAGTACATGGATTTTGAGTACCTGCGCAAGAACGCAGCCATGAACCTTTCTGTGCTGGCAAACCTGGCCAGTGCGCCTGCTGAACCAGAAGCCGTAAAGATCGATGTGAAAGAACTGACGAACTATAGCAGCCTCAGTTGGGCGCCGCCCAAATACGGCAAAGCAAAAGGTTATTATGTGCTGATGCGGGAAACATCCAGCCCGGTGTGGGAGAAAAAGTTCTATACCACGGAAACCAGCATGCGCCTGCCTTACTCTAAAGACAACTACTACTTTGCCGTGCAGGCGGTGGGAGAAGGTGGGCAGGAGAGCCTGGCTGTATTCCCCGAAGTAGGCCGCTAG
- a CDS encoding GNAT family N-acetyltransferase gives MNWTVKAFEELTTAELYHILHLRAAVFVVEQNCPYQDLDYSDQQALHLMGTIEGELVAYTRLFAPGVKYPGKASIGRVVNAASVRGKGAGRALMEKSIEEVEARFGKGPIKIGAQQYLQRFYTSLGFEQSSDVYLEDGIPHIEMVRP, from the coding sequence ATGAACTGGACGGTGAAGGCGTTTGAAGAACTGACCACAGCGGAACTATATCACATCCTGCACCTGCGCGCAGCAGTGTTTGTAGTGGAGCAGAATTGCCCTTACCAGGACCTCGACTATTCAGACCAGCAGGCCCTGCACCTCATGGGTACCATTGAAGGAGAATTGGTGGCCTACACGCGCCTGTTTGCCCCGGGTGTAAAATATCCCGGCAAGGCCAGCATAGGGCGGGTGGTGAATGCCGCCAGTGTAAGGGGAAAGGGTGCCGGCCGGGCGCTGATGGAAAAATCTATCGAGGAAGTGGAGGCCCGCTTTGGTAAAGGGCCCATCAAGATCGGTGCCCAGCAATACCTGCAAAGATTTTATACCTCCCTGGGTTTTGAACAAAGCAGTGACGTGTACCTGGAAGATGGTATTCCGCATATTGAAATGGTGAGGCCATAG
- a CDS encoding DUF6452 family protein encodes MRCITYIRSFWYILLLPVFLWACEDQTKVCDQTVRSDFKMSFLHHNTFKNLDQDTALPAVTIKALDKDVIYEPRQSVNLTYVSLTLDPLHDTSKFFILPDTIASRSDTITLIYSREPHFVSAGCGFTTYYSLKSVTSTNHSIDSLHILQPKITTTNDTHVTLYF; translated from the coding sequence ATGCGTTGTATAACATACATCAGATCATTTTGGTACATATTGCTGCTGCCAGTGTTCCTTTGGGCCTGTGAAGACCAGACTAAGGTGTGCGACCAGACAGTGCGCAGTGATTTCAAAATGTCCTTCCTTCACCATAATACTTTCAAGAACCTGGACCAGGACACGGCCCTGCCGGCAGTGACCATCAAGGCGCTGGACAAGGATGTGATCTATGAGCCACGCCAGTCCGTCAACCTTACTTATGTTTCTCTGACCCTGGACCCGCTGCACGATACTTCCAAGTTTTTTATCCTGCCGGATACCATCGCCTCCCGGTCAGATACGATCACACTCATTTACTCCCGCGAGCCGCACTTTGTATCCGCCGGCTGTGGCTTTACTACTTATTACAGCCTGAAGTCAGTGACCAGTACTAATCACTCCATTGACTCCCTGCATATCTTACAACCAAAGATCACTACTACGAATGACACGCACGTTACGCTTTACTTTTAG
- a CDS encoding DUF6048 family protein, giving the protein MTRTLRFTFSMLLCLLVAVTVHAQVNKSQYKPPVSLDSTRRTQQLHQRDSLEALRPKVVPDTSHHPLTDTTRRLRADSTRRIQPRDSLHRPQPHNPADSMVIVDNGLRLGIDISRFVVKYFQPYRTDITFTADYRWKPDLYLAAEFGYNNTQHSDTNYTYKGNGMFISVGVDKNFLKRNNGFERHMFYGGARYGFAHMSYEIPAYTIYGNYWAQPGENGVTGSYPKTSVNVHWIELLLGFKAEIFHNFFLGWSIHDRIMINNVAGSAFPPLVVPGYGTGNKRNQFDMQYTISYLIPLNKIAVPAFPKKKKPKPEPKR; this is encoded by the coding sequence ATGACACGCACGTTACGCTTTACTTTTAGCATGCTCCTTTGCCTGCTGGTGGCCGTAACGGTGCATGCCCAGGTAAATAAATCGCAGTATAAGCCGCCCGTAAGCCTGGACTCCACCCGGCGCACGCAGCAACTGCACCAACGCGACAGCCTGGAGGCCCTGCGTCCCAAAGTAGTGCCGGACACCAGTCACCACCCGCTCACAGACACCACCCGCCGCCTGCGCGCAGACAGCACCAGGCGCATACAGCCCCGCGATTCCCTGCACAGGCCACAGCCGCATAACCCGGCAGACAGCATGGTGATCGTGGATAACGGCCTTCGCCTGGGCATAGACATCAGCCGCTTTGTAGTGAAATATTTCCAGCCTTACCGCACAGACATTACTTTCACCGCAGACTACCGCTGGAAGCCAGACCTCTACCTGGCTGCGGAATTTGGCTACAACAACACCCAGCACAGTGATACCAATTATACCTACAAGGGCAATGGTATGTTCATCAGCGTGGGCGTGGATAAGAACTTCCTGAAGCGCAATAATGGTTTTGAAAGACACATGTTCTACGGCGGCGCACGTTATGGCTTTGCCCACATGAGCTACGAAATACCTGCCTACACTATTTACGGCAACTACTGGGCACAACCCGGTGAGAACGGCGTAACCGGCAGTTATCCCAAGACCAGCGTAAACGTGCACTGGATAGAGCTGCTGCTGGGCTTCAAGGCAGAGATCTTCCATAACTTCTTCCTGGGTTGGAGCATTCACGACCGCATTATGATCAACAATGTGGCTGGCAGCGCCTTCCCCCCGCTGGTAGTACCAGGCTACGGTACGGGCAACAAACGCAACCAGTTTGACATGCAGTACACCATCTCTTACCTTATACCACTGAACAAAATAGCGGTACCGGCATTTCCAAAAAAGAAAAAACCGAAGCCCGAACCGAAACGATAA
- a CDS encoding alpha-2-macroglobulin family protein, whose translation MRAPKSLLLLTVCILAGLATIFHGCKRARKTINPEFAKYIEAYTTGVISKQSTIRVQLANAVNVTHADNEPVDKSLFDFSPGIKGKAYWVDATTIEFRPDENLQPGKDYDATFKLSKVADVPAQLKDFDFSFRVIKPAYAVEAHGLKAADNNSLENMTYTGVVNTADVEDPQKIEQLLKVNYDGAKPVTTWQHNPTARTSSFTISGLARGNTARLLGLTWDGTPLNVNKQDKKTVEVPAIGDFKVLEVRAESDPEQHLLVQFSDPISPAQSLEGMIGISNASDLRYTISGSEVSVYAPERLEGNYQVNIAEGILNITDKKLEKAWSANVNFENTLPAVTIPGKGVILPQSSKLVMPFEAVNLKAVDVTIIKIYENNIPQYLQRNTLDGAEDLRRVAKPVVEKTVRLDTDHSLNLHKKNRFYLDLEKLLQTEPGAIYRVTIGFRKSYAITSCTAADSTGNNTASNGDEYDESEYYGDKIDEDDGFWSRYDSYYPYGYNWQEKDEPCSSSYYNKSRWASRNIIASNIGLITKRGNDNSMLVAVTDIRDTKPLIGVELELLDYQNQVIFKTKSDGDGLATFDLKRTPYLLIAKKDNERGYLKLDDGSSLPLSRFDVKGEEIQSGIKGFLYGERGVWRPGDSLFLTFVLEDKDKKLPDNHPVTLELFNPKGQLYKRITQNNGLNGFYSFATATAPDDPTGNWTAKVQVGGAAFTKNLKIETVKPNRLKINLDFGAKNVLTKTAGGTTGTLNAQWLFGATAQSLKAKVDVALSAQTTTFKKWEGYSFDDPVGHFETENKTIFEGPLNESGSAPVKADFPLGNPAPGMLKANFEIKVFEPGGDFSIDHFSLPYHPFTSYVGVKIPDGDRMTGMLLTDQDHPVSIVNVDDDGNLVSGTRTAEVYLYKLRWRWWWDDTGDDYTNFTSDKYNQFIGKQEVTLVNGKGTYKLRVNSPEWGRYLVRVKDPQSGHMTGQSVYIDYPGWAERVQQENPEEASMLVFTADKPAYKVGDPVTLTIPSSKGGRALISIESGSKVIKTAWVNTDDKQTVYKFKAESGMSPNVYVNVSLLQPHAQTVNDLPIRMYGTIPISVEDPNTILKPVINMPEKFRPEDNATIKVTEANGKAMTYTVAVVDEGLLDLTRFQTPDPHSVFYAREALGVRTWDIYDYVIGAWGGDLERILSIGGDQGLNRNASAAKANRFKPVVKYMGPFYLKKGQTATHSFKLPPYIGAVKVMVVAGQEGAYGSAEKTAAVKKPLMLLTSAPRVLGPGETIQLPVTVFGLEKNIHNANVTLATNNLLEVVGDRTRTVTFTQPGEQLVYFDVRVKNATGVAKFKVTASSGAESATDEQELNVRNPNPVMTNILQNDLQPHAAWNTAFSPVGMAGTNKGVLEISTIPPLNLGKRLNYLIEYPYGCVEQTTSAVFPQLSLPALMEVKESQKAEIDRNIKAGINRLKGFQTSDGGLSYWPGNNTADEWGTNYAGHFLLEAQDKGYTLPPGMLDQWKKYQRNKAVTWAPNSYNFYGGDLMQAYRLYLLAMAKAPELGAMNRLKEFKYISVPARWQLAAAYKLAGQPEAANALVAGLSTDVKPYTQLGGTFGSDLRDKAMILETLTLMGKRSQASTLVTQIAASLSQDYWYSTQTTAYSLIAIARYCGANSGGSVMNCSYTLNGVKGSINSQHTYVAQVPVTFNGAAGNVSLQNNGGNLLYARLILQGQPEAGQEPVIPANPEILTMEVRYSTRDGKPLDPVSLKQGSDFMATVTIHNPGKRGYYEQMALNQVFPSGWEILNTRLLENDSAFHNSPSNYQDIRDDRVYTFFNLEENKTHTYNVLLNAAYLGRYYLPATSCEAMYDNSIRAYATGKWVEVVK comes from the coding sequence ATGCGCGCACCCAAAAGCCTGCTCCTCCTGACTGTATGCATACTGGCAGGACTGGCCACTATCTTCCACGGTTGTAAACGTGCCCGGAAGACCATCAATCCCGAATTTGCCAAGTATATTGAAGCCTACACCACCGGCGTGATCTCCAAACAAAGCACCATCCGCGTCCAGCTGGCCAATGCGGTGAATGTGACCCATGCTGATAATGAACCGGTAGACAAATCCCTCTTCGATTTTTCGCCGGGCATCAAAGGCAAGGCGTACTGGGTAGATGCCACCACCATTGAATTCCGCCCGGATGAAAACCTGCAGCCAGGCAAGGACTACGATGCCACGTTCAAACTTTCCAAAGTGGCAGACGTACCCGCCCAGCTGAAAGACTTCGACTTCAGCTTCCGTGTCATTAAACCGGCATATGCCGTAGAAGCGCACGGGCTCAAAGCGGCAGACAATAACTCCCTTGAAAACATGACCTACACCGGTGTGGTGAACACCGCCGATGTGGAAGACCCACAGAAAATAGAGCAACTGCTCAAGGTGAACTATGATGGCGCCAAACCGGTGACCACCTGGCAGCACAACCCTACAGCACGCACTTCCTCCTTTACTATTTCCGGCCTGGCCCGCGGCAACACCGCCCGCCTTCTGGGCCTCACCTGGGATGGTACGCCACTCAACGTGAACAAGCAGGATAAAAAAACGGTAGAAGTGCCCGCCATCGGTGATTTTAAGGTACTGGAGGTGCGCGCGGAGTCAGACCCTGAGCAGCACCTGCTGGTCCAATTCTCCGATCCCATCAGCCCCGCCCAGAGCCTGGAAGGCATGATCGGCATCAGCAACGCCAGCGACCTGCGTTACACCATCAGCGGCAGTGAAGTAAGTGTGTATGCGCCGGAACGCCTGGAAGGCAACTACCAGGTAAATATTGCCGAAGGCATTCTCAATATCACTGATAAAAAACTGGAAAAGGCGTGGAGCGCCAACGTGAATTTTGAGAATACCCTGCCTGCCGTCACCATCCCCGGCAAAGGCGTGATCCTGCCCCAGAGCAGCAAACTGGTAATGCCCTTTGAAGCCGTGAACCTCAAGGCGGTAGACGTTACCATCATCAAGATCTACGAAAACAACATTCCCCAATACCTGCAACGCAACACACTGGACGGCGCAGAAGACCTGCGGCGTGTAGCCAAACCCGTAGTGGAGAAAACCGTGCGGCTGGACACAGACCACTCCCTGAACCTGCACAAGAAAAACCGCTTCTACCTGGACCTGGAAAAACTGCTGCAAACTGAACCTGGCGCCATTTACCGCGTTACCATCGGCTTCCGTAAGTCCTACGCCATTACCAGCTGCACCGCGGCCGATTCTACCGGTAACAACACCGCCAGCAACGGGGATGAATACGATGAAAGTGAATACTACGGTGATAAAATAGACGAGGACGATGGCTTCTGGAGCCGGTACGACAGCTATTATCCTTACGGCTACAACTGGCAGGAGAAAGACGAGCCCTGCTCCAGCTCTTACTACAACAAGAGCCGCTGGGCATCGCGCAATATCATTGCGTCCAACATTGGCCTCATTACCAAACGGGGGAATGATAACAGCATGCTGGTGGCCGTAACAGACATCCGCGATACCAAGCCCCTGATCGGCGTGGAACTGGAACTGCTGGACTACCAGAACCAGGTGATCTTTAAAACCAAAAGCGACGGGGATGGCCTGGCCACCTTTGACCTGAAACGTACCCCCTACCTGCTCATTGCCAAAAAAGACAATGAACGCGGCTACCTCAAACTGGACGATGGCAGCTCCCTGCCCCTGAGCCGTTTTGACGTAAAAGGGGAAGAGATCCAAAGCGGCATCAAAGGCTTCCTGTACGGGGAGCGCGGCGTATGGCGCCCCGGCGACTCCCTCTTCCTCACCTTTGTGCTGGAAGACAAGGATAAAAAACTGCCGGATAACCACCCGGTAACCCTGGAACTCTTCAATCCCAAAGGCCAGTTGTACAAGCGCATTACCCAAAACAACGGGCTCAATGGCTTCTACAGCTTTGCTACCGCCACCGCCCCGGACGATCCCACGGGCAACTGGACGGCGAAAGTGCAGGTGGGCGGAGCCGCCTTCACCAAGAACCTGAAGATTGAAACGGTAAAACCCAACCGCTTAAAAATAAACCTGGACTTTGGCGCTAAAAATGTACTGACCAAAACAGCCGGCGGCACCACCGGTACGCTGAATGCACAATGGCTCTTTGGCGCTACCGCGCAAAGCCTGAAAGCCAAGGTGGACGTGGCCCTGAGCGCACAAACCACCACCTTTAAGAAATGGGAAGGCTATAGCTTTGACGATCCCGTAGGCCATTTTGAAACGGAGAACAAGACCATCTTTGAAGGGCCGCTCAATGAATCCGGCAGCGCACCGGTGAAAGCAGATTTCCCGCTGGGCAATCCTGCACCCGGCATGCTGAAAGCCAACTTCGAGATCAAGGTATTTGAGCCGGGCGGCGACTTCAGCATCGATCATTTTTCCCTGCCCTACCATCCCTTTACTTCCTACGTAGGCGTAAAAATACCGGATGGGGATCGCATGACCGGCATGCTGCTTACAGACCAGGACCACCCTGTGAGCATTGTGAATGTGGATGATGACGGCAACCTGGTAAGCGGCACCCGCACGGCGGAAGTGTACCTTTACAAGCTGCGCTGGCGCTGGTGGTGGGATGATACCGGCGACGACTATACGAACTTTACTTCCGACAAGTACAACCAGTTCATAGGAAAACAGGAAGTAACCCTGGTGAATGGTAAAGGCACGTATAAGCTGCGCGTCAACAGCCCTGAGTGGGGCCGCTACCTGGTGCGTGTAAAAGACCCGCAAAGTGGCCATATGACCGGCCAGTCTGTGTACATCGACTACCCCGGCTGGGCAGAGCGTGTACAGCAGGAAAACCCCGAAGAGGCTTCCATGCTGGTATTCACGGCGGATAAACCTGCCTACAAAGTGGGCGATCCTGTAACGCTCACCATCCCGAGCAGCAAGGGCGGGCGCGCGCTGATCAGCATTGAATCGGGTAGTAAAGTGATCAAAACCGCGTGGGTGAATACCGACGACAAACAAACCGTATACAAGTTCAAGGCGGAAAGCGGCATGTCGCCCAATGTGTATGTGAACGTAAGCCTGCTGCAGCCCCACGCACAAACGGTGAATGACCTGCCCATCCGCATGTATGGCACCATTCCTATCAGCGTGGAAGATCCCAACACCATCCTGAAACCGGTGATCAACATGCCGGAAAAATTCCGCCCGGAAGACAATGCCACCATTAAAGTGACGGAGGCAAACGGCAAGGCCATGACCTATACTGTAGCCGTGGTGGATGAAGGCCTGCTGGACCTTACCCGCTTCCAGACACCAGACCCGCACAGCGTGTTCTATGCCCGCGAAGCGCTGGGCGTAAGGACGTGGGATATTTATGACTACGTGATAGGCGCATGGGGCGGCGACCTGGAACGCATCCTGAGCATAGGCGGCGACCAGGGACTGAACCGCAACGCCAGCGCTGCTAAGGCCAACCGCTTTAAACCAGTGGTAAAATACATGGGCCCCTTCTACCTGAAGAAAGGACAAACCGCTACCCACTCCTTTAAACTGCCGCCCTACATTGGCGCTGTGAAAGTGATGGTGGTGGCCGGCCAGGAGGGCGCTTACGGCAGTGCGGAAAAAACTGCCGCCGTGAAAAAGCCACTCATGCTGCTCACCTCCGCGCCCCGCGTACTGGGCCCCGGTGAAACCATACAACTGCCGGTAACAGTATTTGGCCTGGAAAAAAATATCCATAATGCCAATGTGACCCTGGCCACCAACAACCTGCTGGAAGTTGTGGGCGACCGCACCCGTACCGTTACCTTCACCCAGCCCGGTGAGCAGCTCGTGTACTTTGATGTGCGCGTGAAAAATGCTACCGGCGTGGCCAAATTCAAGGTGACCGCCAGCAGCGGCGCAGAAAGCGCCACGGATGAACAGGAACTGAATGTGCGCAACCCTAACCCGGTAATGACCAACATCCTGCAGAACGACCTGCAGCCGCATGCTGCGTGGAACACGGCGTTTAGCCCCGTGGGCATGGCCGGCACCAACAAAGGTGTGCTGGAGATCTCCACCATTCCACCGTTGAACCTGGGCAAGCGCCTCAATTATCTCATTGAATACCCCTACGGCTGCGTAGAGCAAACCACATCGGCCGTATTCCCGCAACTGTCGCTGCCCGCGCTCATGGAAGTGAAGGAAAGCCAGAAGGCGGAAATAGACCGCAACATCAAGGCAGGCATTAACCGCCTTAAAGGTTTCCAGACCAGTGATGGAGGCCTGAGCTACTGGCCGGGCAATAATACTGCTGATGAATGGGGGACCAACTATGCCGGCCACTTCCTGCTGGAAGCACAGGACAAGGGCTACACCCTGCCCCCCGGCATGCTGGACCAGTGGAAGAAATACCAGCGCAATAAGGCCGTAACCTGGGCACCTAACAGCTATAACTTCTATGGCGGAGACCTGATGCAGGCATACCGCCTGTACCTGCTGGCCATGGCCAAAGCACCTGAACTGGGCGCTATGAACCGCCTCAAGGAATTTAAATACATCTCCGTGCCGGCAAGATGGCAACTGGCCGCCGCCTATAAACTGGCGGGCCAGCCGGAAGCCGCAAACGCCCTGGTGGCAGGCCTCTCCACGGACGTAAAACCTTACACACAACTGGGTGGCACCTTCGGGTCCGACCTGCGCGATAAGGCCATGATCCTGGAAACACTAACGCTCATGGGTAAACGAAGCCAGGCATCTACCCTGGTTACACAAATAGCTGCCAGCCTTTCACAGGACTATTGGTACAGCACGCAGACCACGGCCTACAGCCTCATCGCCATTGCCCGTTACTGCGGCGCTAACAGTGGCGGCAGTGTAATGAACTGCAGCTACACGCTCAATGGCGTGAAGGGCAGCATCAACAGCCAGCACACCTACGTGGCCCAGGTGCCGGTAACCTTCAATGGCGCCGCAGGCAATGTGAGCCTGCAGAACAATGGCGGTAACCTGCTCTACGCACGCCTCATCCTGCAGGGCCAGCCCGAAGCAGGCCAGGAACCGGTGATCCCGGCTAACCCGGAGATCCTCACCATGGAGGTGCGCTACAGTACCCGCGACGGCAAGCCGCTGGATCCTGTATCCCTGAAGCAGGGATCGGATTTCATGGCCACCGTTACCATCCACAATCCCGGCAAACGTGGGTATTATGAACAGATGGCGCTGAACCAGGTGTTTCCCTCCGGCTGGGAAATTCTCAATACCCGCCTGCTGGAAAATGACAGCGCTTTCCATAACTCACCTTCCAATTACCAGGATATCCGCGATGACCGGGTGTATACGTTCTTCAACCTTGAAGAAAATAAAACACATACGTACAATGTGCTGCTCAATGCCGCATACCTGGGCCGCTACTACCTCCCGGCCACCAGCTGTGAGGCCATGTACGACAATTCCATCCGCGCTTACGCTACCGGTAAGTGGGTGGAAGTAGTGAAATAA